From the genome of Podospora bellae-mahoneyi strain CBS 112042 chromosome 2, whole genome shotgun sequence:
CCAACAGTTCGCCTACAAGACCAGAACTATCCCACGAGTCGTATTATATTTCTCAGCACACATTAAAAAACAACACCTACCCATAGCTATTTACGTCACAGACCTCACCTATACGAATTGCCGAATTGATCCAGTTCCGACGACAAAACCCGACGACAGCTACTACCTCGCACAAGGAAATCGCCAAGATGGAAAAAACACCGCTCTACTTCCGCTCAGCGCAGCTCCTCttcattctcatcaccacggCCCTGATAGGCAATGTGATCGCTACCAACGTCTCGGCCGCTTCGTCGgccacagcagccatcaaCTTCACCATGTTCGTCCTTGTAATCACCTGGCTAGCCGCCCTTTACGGTCTCATTTCCACCGTCGTTGAGCGTCTCTCCTACCCGGTCGGccttctcgccctcgacgCCGCCGCTACGCTCTTCACCTTTATCGCCGCCATCGTGCTGGCTGCCAAGTTGACAGTTGTTAACTGCGCCGACCCAGGCGATAAGGCGGCCGATTGGATTGCCTACGGCAGCGCCGACAATACCAAGCGGTGCAGACAGATCCAGGCGTCGACCGTGTTTATGTGGTTCTTGTTTCCGCTGTTCACGGCCGTTCTGGTGCTGAGCCTCATGGGATTTCGCAGGGGGGGTGGTAGCGTGAGGACTGGTCCGACTATGAGCCAGATTGGCGTATAAGCTACGCTGACTTATTGGCTCCCTTTGGTTGTTATGAACGACGGGAAGAGGAATCAAATGTAATGAGGATTAATGACCAACGCCGAGAGGGCTATGACGAGGGAGATTCCCTGGGCTTCGTAATGATAAGACATGATGGGAATGCAAAGGCTGGGGCATGTAATGATGGATTAGGTACATGGTTTGGGAGACGGGTTGTCTTTATTTGGTATATCAGTGGGATCGTGTGTTTGGGATGCGGTAGTGGTGCCCCTGGAGCTGTACACTCAAAATAGCAACCATGTCGATAGGCCGACTTGAATACCAACAGTTGTATTATCTGCGCATTTGAACGACGAGTTCAGTATGCCGTTGATGTAGCTGTTTTCCCATGTTTTGTGCCGTGTGTATACATATCCCAATAACGCCATAAACGCTTCGCGGGGCCGCCCCTTATATAATGCTTCTAATCAGTTGTCGAAAAGAGTGTATGTACTGCTCAGAATGGCTCTTCCCAGCCCGTGAAACCACCAAGTCATAACGAAGAAGCCGCTTGCACAGCTCCCACGGCCGCAAACTCTCTCTTATTTGTCCACCGGATCTCGACGTTGTGCATCCATTCCATATACCGCGCCCAGCCTGAAGAACTCCAGTTAGCATTATGGGACCTAAAAGGCAACCAGGCACAAGAGCCAGCATACTCCAGTAGGCAAACTTGCGGCCAAGATACTTGCCCGCAAATGGCATAATAATCATTGTCAGCAAAAGCTGTAGCTGCTCTAGACTTGTCTCCCACTCCCTTTGGGCATCGGATTCGTCTTCGGAATCGAGAATGCtgctggagatggatggaagGGAATCGACATCGTCGTTGTCTGAGGAGGGAGCCATGTCGGAGATGACGAAGGAGTCTGAAGTGCTCGCCATCATGGAGCTTGGGCGatgaggtggggaggagagcagcGTTCGTTGGAGTACGTCACGATGTCTGAGGACGGGGGGTGAATCGGGTCTCGGTAGCGCTTTCACTAGAGCGAATGATTCCCTCTCGTGGTATCGTGGACTGTCTACACTAGGCTCGTGGCAACCGGCGCAGTGGTGAATGTATTGTATGGGTGCGGCAACCTAAGCATGGAGCAATCCAGCATTCATTCACCTGTCCCACTGGGCGCCTCGCTTGTACTGCAGTAGCTGCTGTAGCGGGCTGGAGTGCTGGGCACTGTCTACGCACTGTCTCCTCACCACAAGGCTTATCGTTGTCGTTATCGGCAGCTGGCAGTGAGATGGGAGCAAAAAACCCCCGCTTGTCAGGTGACTGAGGGCCTGAGTCACAGTGAGTGAATCCAACGTCATGAAGAAGGCGCCAAGTCAGTGATAGGGCGACCATCTCTACACAGAAACCACACTTGTTCGGCTACCGAGAAAAGGCAAAGCATTAGGAAACAACCTGGCAAAAGAGACGGCTGCTGTGAACCCAGCACTTGTTGCACCCCACGAACCAGCGCACCCCGATCCCTTCCCTCACTAGCGAAAAAAAGCGGTGGAGAGTCCAGAACATCTTCGAGAAACGAGAAAACCAAGAACCCTGTGACATCCGTGGCCAAAGATGAGCACTGAAGTAAGTTTTACATCTGTCTATCCTAGCCCTCACCTCCCGCCCTTTCCCCTCACCGGCACAGGCACGAGCACAAGCACTCCCACAGTAAATTCACTACCCCTCCAAAGACTaccctccctcttttttttttctcccacTCCCTTTTGCGCCACCCGAGACCCtacccaccctccccttgtCCCTTTGACGGTTGACTCTTCCTTTGACCACCAAACCCGACAATCGCCCGCCCCTCCGGAAATTTTAGTTCCGAAGCGACTTGACAACCTACGACTGCAACTCGAGACAAACAGCATCACTAACATCGTTAGGAACCCTCTCTCCAACGACGTGCCTCGCGCAAATCAGTTGCCTTCACCGACGAGAAGCTTGTAGTCGACGCAGACGGCAGTGTAACCATGGTTGCTTCCCCGAACGACGATACCAAAGAGACAGCCATGTCGCATACCCCTCGTACGCCGCCTCTCTCCGCCGCTCTCGGTGCCTTTACTGATGCTGCCTCTCAAGcacccgccgccgctccTGCTGAGGATGCTGACGGGCTCGATCTCAGACTcatgaagaaaaagaagaaggccaaggtcGGGACCGCTGAGGGTGACGACgaagccgccgcccccgttgctggcgaggagggcatcGATCTCTTGctcaagaaaaagaagaagaaggttccCAAGGACAATGATGACTTCGCCAGgaagctcgagaagctcaacaTCGAAGGCAAGGCGGGTGAAGAGGCTGCTCCTGAGtcggaggagcaggagggtgACTGGGAAAAGGGTACCGGCATCTTCAAGCACGACGAgaccagcaccatcaactACAGCCCACTCCTCTCCAGATTTTTCGCCCTCTTGTCGCAGAAGAACCCCGACCACGCCTCAACCGGCACCCGCTCCTACAagattcctcctcctcagtgCTTGCGCGAAGGCAACAAGAAGACCATTTTCGCCAACCTTGCCGAGATTTGCAAGCGCATGAAGCGTGCCGACGAGCACGTCACAGCTTACCTCTTTGCTGAGTTGGGTACCAGCGGTTCCGTCGACGGTTCCAGGCGGTTGGTCATCAAAGGTCGCTTCCAACAGAAACAGATTGAGAACGTTCTTCGCACGTATATCATAGGTATGTCGTCATGTCTCTGTGGCTCTCTTGTCCGTCGGACGCTAACGCTTCGAAACTAGAATATGTCACCTGTAAGACGTGCCGTTCCCCCAATACCGAGCTTTCCAAGGGCGAGAATCGCCTTTAGTATGTTTTCCTGCCCCTGCTGTTCACGCGAGTGGCAGTGCACTAACAACCTCCAGCTTCATTACCTGCAACTCTTGCGGCTCTCGTCGTTCCGTCCAGGCTATCAAGACTGGTTTCTCGGCCCAGGTtggcaagagaagaaagaacAAGGCCTAAACGCCATGATTTCTTCGTACAGCATCGGC
Proteins encoded in this window:
- a CDS encoding hypothetical protein (EggNog:ENOG503P36I; COG:S) codes for the protein MEKTPLYFRSAQLLFILITTALIGNVIATNVSAASSATAAINFTMFVLVITWLAALYGLISTVVERLSYPVGLLALDAAATLFTFIAAIVLAAKLTVVNCADPGDKAADWIAYGSADNTKRCRQIQASTVFMWFLFPLFTAVLVLSLMGFRRGGGSVRTGPTMSQIGV
- a CDS encoding hypothetical protein (EggNog:ENOG503P54B), whose product is MMASTSDSFVISDMAPSSDNDDVDSLPSISSSILDSEDESDAQREWETSLEQLQLLLTMIIMPFAGKYLGRKFAYWSWARYMEWMHNVEIRWTNKREFAAVGAVQAASSL
- the SUI3 gene encoding translation initiation factor eIF-2 beta subunit (EggNog:ENOG503NWT7; COG:J; BUSCO:EOG09264OQ8), which encodes MSTEEPSLQRRASRKSVAFTDEKLVVDADGSVTMVASPNDDTKETAMSHTPRTPPLSAALGAFTDAASQAPAAAPAEDADGLDLRLMKKKKKAKVGTAEGDDEAAAPVAGEEGIDLLLKKKKKKVPKDNDDFARKLEKLNIEGKAGEEAAPESEEQEGDWEKGTGIFKHDETSTINYSPLLSRFFALLSQKNPDHASTGTRSYKIPPPQCLREGNKKTIFANLAEICKRMKRADEHVTAYLFAELGTSGSVDGSRRLVIKGRFQQKQIENVLRTYIIEYVTCKTCRSPNTELSKGENRLYFITCNSCGSRRSVQAIKTGFSAQVGKRRKNKA